One stretch of Roseimicrobium sp. ORNL1 DNA includes these proteins:
- the bla gene encoding subclass B3 metallo-beta-lactamase, translated as MTRSLFLSGMLALGLSATVLSSTASAQNTAEWSEPFPPHKVAGNLYYVGSKGLATYLITTPEGHILINSNLEDSLPLIQKSVEQLGFKFSDVKILLISHAHWDHCAGSAAILKATGAKYMVMEQDQDTVESGGKPKSRLKPAYATFPTTKVDRVLKDGDEVKLGGSTLVAHLTPGHTPGCTTWTLQVEENGKKLDAVIIGSPNVNPGYILVNNKDYPGIATDYEKTFRVLKSLPVDLFLGAHGSYYDMESKVKNLEGATTNPFIDKEGYKRYVEDREQAFLKELEKQKSAKN; from the coding sequence ATGACTCGTTCCCTCTTCCTCTCTGGCATGCTCGCCCTTGGCTTGAGCGCCACTGTCCTCAGCTCCACTGCCAGCGCGCAGAACACGGCGGAATGGTCCGAGCCCTTCCCTCCGCACAAGGTCGCGGGGAATCTGTACTACGTGGGCTCGAAGGGACTGGCCACCTACCTTATCACCACGCCAGAAGGACACATCCTCATCAACAGCAACCTTGAGGACTCCTTGCCGCTGATTCAAAAGAGCGTGGAGCAGTTGGGCTTCAAGTTCAGCGACGTGAAGATCCTGCTCATCAGCCACGCGCACTGGGATCACTGCGCGGGCAGCGCAGCCATCCTCAAGGCCACCGGCGCGAAGTACATGGTGATGGAGCAAGACCAGGACACCGTGGAATCCGGTGGCAAACCCAAGTCCCGCCTGAAGCCCGCCTACGCCACCTTTCCCACCACCAAGGTGGATCGTGTGCTGAAGGATGGCGATGAAGTGAAGCTGGGGGGCAGTACTCTTGTCGCGCATCTCACTCCCGGTCACACCCCCGGCTGCACCACGTGGACTTTGCAGGTGGAAGAGAACGGCAAGAAGCTGGATGCCGTGATCATCGGCAGCCCGAATGTGAACCCCGGCTACATTCTCGTGAACAACAAGGACTATCCCGGCATCGCCACCGACTATGAGAAAACCTTCCGCGTGCTGAAGTCCCTGCCCGTGGATCTCTTCCTCGGCGCCCACGGCAGCTACTACGACATGGAGAGCAAGGTAAAGAACCTCGAAGGCGCCACCACGAATCCGTTCATCGATAAGGAAGGCTACAAGCGGTATGTGGAGGACCGTGAGCAAGCGTTCCT